In Haliaeetus albicilla chromosome 20, bHalAlb1.1, whole genome shotgun sequence, a genomic segment contains:
- the LOC138690100 gene encoding uncharacterized protein: MGSGGDASIAAELLQMGRQPPPQSPPLSLPSASAQASPDGGTEKDGRIQKAAPHQCQTKPLHGNGMLRGTPIPSPGSSPAPSNPQVPKCCLPKPHESKHKLSLAHSLPGPRSVLNLPALAVSAAKTVKRPPLLPNASKVYGRARLVVLPALTGHSQIRQTPAAVLGTACSLAGRSRVRSGGTGSTSFTTGSAFAPSTAPSPAPPSIVPMAPGTRQQQRGDARSQLDVTRGRSSDRPGSSRAAPAACARAILQALPDIPRRGEEEEEEGERNPPAALPGVWELLAAIGTARALLAGILAGILAGIPAAPAEPQLPALFGRELGRAELVLKQKTNLPAGPSGFRSPGLHPSITGPSPASAAPASLVMSLTPAGTAIAAPRLPGVAWGQGLSAQPGVPGDWG, from the exons ATGGGGAGCGGAGGCGATGCATCAATAgctgcagagctcctgcagATGGGCAGACAGCcacccccccagagccccccgcTCTCCCTGCCCTCAGCCTCTGCCCAAGCAAGCCCAGATGGAGGGACAGAGAAAGACGGACGGATCCAGAAGGCTGCACCTCACCAATGCCAGACAAAGCCTTTGCATGGCAATGGGATGCTGAGAGGAACCCCCATCCCCTCTCCCGGGTCGTCCCCAGCCCCATCAAACCCACAGGTCCCAAAATGTTGTCTCCCGAAGCCCCACGAGAGCAAGCACAAGCTCTCGCTGGCTCACAGCCTGCCTGGTCCTCGGTCGGTCTTAAATCTG CCAGCACTTGCGGTTTCAGCAGCGAAGACGGTCAAGCGGCCGCCACTCCTGCCTAACGCGAGCAAAGTGTACGGCAGGGCAAGGCTGGTCGTCCTCCCGGCACTAACCGGGCACAGCCAAATCCGGCAGACCCCCGCAGCGGT cctgggcacAGCGTGCAGCCTTGCCGGGAGGAGCAGAGTACGCAGCGGTGGCACCGGCAGCACCAGTTTCACCACCGGTTCTGCTTTTGCACCAA GCAcggcccccagccccgcacccCCGAGCATCGTCCCGATGGCCCCGGGGACgcggcagcagcagcgaggCGACGCAAGAAGCCAGCTCGACGTTACCAGAGGACGAAGCAGCGACCGTCCCGGTTCTAGCCGCGCAGCGCCGGCAGCCTGTGCCAGAGCAATTCTTCAGGCCTTGCCAGACATACCACGACgcggtgaggaggaggaggaggaaggcgagAGAAACCCGCCGGCGGCATTGCCCGGCGTTTGGGAGCTGTTGGCGGCGATCGGCACTGCACGGGCGCTGCTGGCAGGGATCCTGGCAGGGATCCTGGCAGGGATCCCGGCTGCCCCGGCAGAGCCGCAGCTGCCGGCGTTGTTTGGCCGTGAATTGGGACGCGCCGAGCTGGTtctcaaacagaaaacaaatctgcCAGCCGGGCCCTCGGGGTTCCGCTCTCCTGGGCTTCACCCCTCCATCAccggccccagccctgccagtgCCGCCCCGGCGTCCCTGGTCATGTCCCTCACCCCAGCAGGCACGGCTATTGCTGCACCTCGACTCCCTGGGGTGGCCTGGGGACAGGGGTTGTCGGCACAGCCGGGGGTCCCAGGAGACTGGGGTTGA